Proteins encoded within one genomic window of Hevea brasiliensis isolate MT/VB/25A 57/8 chromosome 8, ASM3005281v1, whole genome shotgun sequence:
- the LOC110656963 gene encoding NADH--cytochrome b5 reductase 1 has product MVLKSKPQAELLAFAISIGAVCIASVAYYIFTRTPRGCLNPERFKQFKLIRKTPLSHNVAKFRFALPTPTSVLGLPVGKHVVCRGKDSEGEEVIRPYTPITLDSDIGYFELVVKMYPKGRMSHHFREMQEGEFLDVKGPKGRFSYKPNQVRAFGMIAGGSGITPIFQITRAILNNTKDKTNVNLMYANTTYDDILLKDELDDFATKFPNQFKVFYVVSQPPDGWNGGVGYISKEMIQKQCPPPASDIQILRCGPPGMNKAIASHLDAIGYTPNMQFEF; this is encoded by the exons ATGGTTTTGAAATCAAAACCTCAAGCTGAGCTGCTAGCCTTTGCCATTTCCATCGGTGCAGTCTGCATTGCTTCTGTTGCTTATTATATTTTCACCAGAACACCCAGag GCTGCTTAAACCCTGAGAGATTCAAGCAATTCAAACTAATTAGAAAAACACCACTCAGCCACAATGTTGCCAAGTTTAGATTTGCCCTTCCCACACCCACATCAGTGTTGGGCCTGCCCGTTGGAAAACATGTCGTTTGCAG GGGAAAGGATAGTGAAGGTGAAGAAGTAATAAGGCCATATACACCAATTACTTTGGATAGTGACATTGGTTACTTTGAACTTGTTGTAAAG ATGTATCCAAAGGGAAGAATGTCTCACCATTTCAGGGAGATGCAAGAAGGTGAATTTTTGGACGTAAAGGGACCCAAG GGCCGCTTTTCATACAAACCTAATCAGGTTCGAGCATTTGGGATGATTGCTGGAGGATCTGGCATTACCCCAATATTTCAG ATTACAAGAGCAATATTAAATAACACAAAAGATAAAACCAATGTGAATCTTATGTACGCCAATACAACATATGATGATATTCTTTTGAAG GACGAATTAGATGACTTTGCCACCAAATTTCCCAATCAGTTCAAAGTCTTCTATGTCGTCAGTCAG CCTCCTGATGGATGGAATGGAGGTGTTGGTTACATATCGAAGGAAATGATTCAAAAACAGTGTCCACCTCCAGCTTCAGACATTcag ATACTGAGGTGCGGTCCACCAGGAATGAACAAGGCCATAGCTTCCCATCTCGATGCGATTGGATACACACCCAACATGCAATTCGAGTTCTAA